Part of the Phragmites australis chromosome 23, lpPhrAust1.1, whole genome shotgun sequence genome is shown below.
CCACTTGGCAAAGAGAATATTTGGATACGCGGCATCATGCACCTTTCCTGTGGGGCTCTCTAGCTGCCTGTCCGTTTGCTTAACTAGGGTTCTGTTTCTGTTTCTGTTTTCTTCAGTTCTAGgatgtttaaaataaaataaaacctACACTAGATGACACCGGAAACTGTTCGAATTCCCAAGTGATGCAAAGATTGGATTGTTCTTTAGATCCTGAAACCATAAAAAGATTCAAAAGTTTCTATGTCATAGCTTATGGTCTTAGAATTTCAAATCTACCGTTGCACATTTCAGTTGGGACAAATCCTTGTCATtaaaagaagggaaaaaagggaaaaggaaaaaagagaactTGAACTTTTCAGAGCCCCAAATGGGGCGAATCAGTGGGGCTCCTTGGGATATGATAGTTTTATTAGCACTGAGCCTGCCCTCGTGTTAGGGGCAACGCGCGCACGCATGAGCTAAAAGAATGTGATTAGGAGTAAATAATAAAAGATCTGCATCTTTTCCTTGGGCTCTGGTAATGTGCATACCTTGCATCCAAAGGAACGCCATTAGCTCCACAATTCCAGGCTTTATTCCATGATCACCAAATGTGCTTgttaaagaaaaacaaaaggaatTCGGCGAGAAAATGCGCATAACCAGAAAAAATGGGAATTTAAATATAGGCACGTCGCACGTGATCGAAAATGATAGCCCCAGCCTAGGTTAAAGATGTTACAAGATCGATCTTCGGATTGTTCCTGAAGTGTCATCAGAAAATTTACTCTGAAATTACTCATTCTTCTCAAGATAATGTATAGCACTGAAATGTGCAAAACCCAGCACATCCGTACAGAGGCAAGATAATTGATGTTCCGATGTAGTGATAGTATATTTCTTATCAAATAGGAGTACTTGCAATGTTCAGAcgacattcaattcaaatctgaTGTTTATGTTTTTGCTATTTCTAGTCAGACGAGGAGTATATGCAGTTGCAAGTGTCCATCAGGCATCAGCTCCTGCACTTGTGATTGTTACAGAAATAAGCTTTCAGTGTTCCATCCATGCCATTTCCATCAGCATTCTTCAAACACTTCTATCATGCAAGATCTACCCTTCAACTAACAAGGATCTAAGATTaacaataaaaaagaaactGCTCTCAAGATCTTCAGGTTTCCTCACTGAATAAACTTGCAATCTTCAATTCATATCTGCACAGCTGCTACCACACTGCAAAAGGTGTTGTGCATTCAAACGAGCCCCCAAAATGTCAAACAAAATCTGTAGACCAAGATTTCTTCTTGCATCAGTAGTGCCTCAcacaaacgattgcatgtttgGGGGCAGAAAGAGAGACCCAGGGTGAAATAACTTCAGAGAAAGTGCTATGCCCTGTTGCTTCAGAATGGCAGGCTGGTGAAAGCTGATGGATGCAAGGCCATGCTGCATTTAAACAACCTGGTGCAGTCAATGGCATTTGCTCATGGATGGAGGCAGTTCAAGTGCATTGTGCTGGGTTTGAAATGGCAAGCTTCTGGTTTCTTTGGGCTCTCTCTGCTGTATGACTGACAGAGTGCATTCAATTGGCTGTCACTGTTGCATGATACACTGCATATACAGAGTAGTTACTGTACTTGGAGATGAATGCATTGTTTGTTTATACACTTCTTATGGTGCTGCCCAATCACATGTGATTTAGAGTAGAGTTTAGGATATACTGTGTTCATTATCAAGTCATGCAGTGATGCAGGCCATTGATTTCAGCTCAACTGCTCAACCACCAATTGGTTTGCATGTGGGCAGACATCACTCTTGTTTTTGAGAGCTCATGAGTTACCACTTTCTGACGGCCAGTTTTTCTTTGAGGGTAGTAacaaaaaggagagagagagagactttgGGCTGAGTGGCATGAAAATAAGGGGAAAGAAAGGCAAAGCATTTTAACATTACAAACAAGCATGGCCATTGAAATCCAGATCAAAAGCAAATTATGTCAAGATCATGCAGCCAAATGGACACCACATTTCAGCACTTGTTGACCAGGCACACCATCTGGTTAGTGGCGTACAATCACAGCCTTAACCCCTAAAAACCCTAGCAGGACCCTACTTTGTCCTGAAAGCCACTTTCTTGGCATGAGGAGAGGGAGGCACCAACCATCACTTTCCAataaaatctctctctctctctctctctctctctctctctctctctctctctctctctctctctctctctctctctctcatcttccTTTAATCCTTCCTCTCCCATCTCCCTTCACTCCCAAGCTTGTCATTGTCTtttatgagagagagagaacaaaaACACTAAGGTTGACATCCACAGCATGCACGGCATTTCTTTTTGTGCTTTATTTTCATAACCCATGCATTCTTGCAGCATTTCTTTGTTCTCTCCCTTTCAAAGCTGGAGACAATCATGCATGCTCCTGCCAGTACTAGACATATTGGTATGCATGTCATGTCGCTTTTATATATATGCTCGCAATGGAGTACCaaggaggaaaaaagaaagaaccaAAGCCACAAGAACACTAGAGAACGGTACTACTGAATCTTGTTAGATTGACATGACTTGAGTGAGATGTTGCCTCAGGCTTTTGGTGTCTGTGCTTACTTATAGTTGATGCATGTATAGCTACTTAAGTACAAATACATACCACCTACTTCACATACTAACATCTTTGCAATGGTCTCATTGTTATCAACCAAATCATGCAAATGGAGAGATTCTTggaatgatatatatatatagcacatCAAACAAGTGAGAAAGGCCTTTTTATGCCCATGCATGCagcaagaaaagaagaagcaagtgTAGCAACTACCACCAACCATAACAACACAATTTAATGAATGGATCATGATGGATCTTGGAAGAGGGTGTGTGAGAGAGGTCAATGGGTCAGTCTGTTGTCTTACACCAATGTGCATGCAATGCAAGCATGCTTGTTGTGCctgtctgtctgtctgtctgtctgtGTGTCCCTGCTTGCTTTGTCCCCCTGCCATGGCATGATAAGGGCTCAGGTCACTTTTCCCATGCCTCTCCTTCCTCCATCGACAGCAAttctatgataaaaaaaaacaaaggagaGAGATGCATGCAAGTGGTGCAGTACTCTTGGAGTTGGGAAGGAGGCAAGGCATGGGTGGGGCCTGCCTTTGTAGTGCAAGCAAAGCATGTCAAGAAGCCCCTTTCACTGTTTCTTGGGGAGCTCATGTCTCCTCTTTTTAGTTTCCTTTTGGGATGTCCATGGACACGTCTTGATCTTGGCCTGTCTGAATCAGCTAGCTAGCACCGTTCCATCAGAACTCGACAAGCTCATCTAGAGTCACTGAACACCTTCATATATAGCTCGCAATAATCTCGATGTAGCAGCAAGCTAACATTACTTCATTTGAAATCCCAGTTTGTGATAGGGCAGCTCGCCCATAAACATTGCATGTGTAGGACAGTAGGAGTACCATTTATCCATTCCATCATGCATGAACTGAGGACAACCAAATTTTGTGCAAGTCCTAGGTAATGAGACCAACTTCACAAACCAATTGCATGCGAATTTAAGCCCATGCATGCAGTACATTACTGTCATCCAAGCAAGAGATCGATCCTCTTCAGAGGGCTCGAGCCCCCGTCCGCACCCCTTGGTCTCTTGAAGATCATGCAGTTTGGGGGAGGCAccgttaaaaataaaaagggtGTCGTCTATCCATACTTGAATTTGGTGATCACAAAAGGTGTGTACCTATGTCGGAACTAGTTTCGGCGAGTTTCTTGGCCAAGCTTCGGTACTCCCCTCCTTTAAGACGAAGTTAGAGCATGTCCTCTCCtgtaatagattttttttaattcttctcGAGAAGGCCCAATTAAGAAGAGAATTTTCGTCCCCTTTCTGCGTTAATAATCGTTTTTTTAGAGCGTTATTCGATTATTTGTTCCCCATCATGGCATCATTCTTATGTTAATACTTTCTTTTCGTAACTTGTGGGCTAAGCGAGAAGTACGGCAGTGTGCGCCTGGTCTTATGTAAGCACCTGATATAATCACATGGATCATGGCATCACAGAGTGCTCCCAATATAATCACATGGGTCATGcatgtctgaactctgaacacctttcaacttcaaGCGAAAACACAGCTTCGGTTGAGATTTTTCAGGGAATCTTGTGCGGGAGATTGGCTGAATCTATGGCGCTAAGTTTAGAACCATGCGGAATAATCTCAAGTTGAATGCATGCTCGGAGCTGTCTGTCTGCGCAGGCTGTTTAGACTTTAGAGCGATCCATCTGAGAAGAAAGTCCGAATTCAGCTGAACTGATGAAGTTTCAGGTATACCGTGCTACCCCTTTGGATCAGAGAAATAAGAAATTACACAAGAAAATACAGTTTTTGATCGAGATTATCAGAAATGCTATGCTAGAGATGCGCTAGATTTATGGGCTTATGGCAGCAGAACACAGATCGATGCAAAACTAAACTTCTTTTGCAAAACAATTCGCTTGAGTGCTCAAAGCTGGCTATTTAGAGTGATCTGTGATGAAAGTCCAAGTTCAGAGGAAACCCTTGGCAGCAGCGACGTTTTGCGCATTctgaactctctctctcttctttctggTCTTCCCAAGCAAAAAAGTGAGTTGTGCTCGTGCGAGTAAGGATGCAAAATAGGCATCAGCGTTCTCAAGAAAGTATATTCGTCTTGGTAATGGTTGCTAACCTTTCAATGCTCTCGAGAAAAGCATGCTCAATGTTCATGCGATAACCTATGACAGAATGTTGAAGTTGCCATGCACACAAATCGAATAGGCCTTCAGGACCTGCTGTCTCAGTCTCTCAGGTTCTGGTAATGTTCATACCATCAAGAGACCATCATCAGGAAATTCAGTGCAGACTGGATGCTACACATATGCACACATCATGTAACGAGACCAAGGGCATGCTTCCAAAAAAGACATGGAGTGCAGGACAGATGGAAACATCCCAGAATCTCCAACCAATTGATTtgcagtgcatgcatgcatgcatgcagatgatACAGAGCAAGCTCCAGATTAAGTTATTACACTACATTAAGGTTTattgtcatcaacatacacatAGCCAGCGCTTATTATCTGCAACACAAATGATGATGCAGGGCAGCAGGTTATGAACTCCACTCTATGCAAGCAAGCAATGGGATAATATGTTCTAAAGAACTGACTGAAGCTATCCCCTGGACACAAACCTACTCATTGTACAGAAAGGTGAATAAACTGGAAGGACCAAACCAAGACTGCAAAACCTGTCGACTCGTCTACGTTTTCTATGGAACATATCCTACAACATCCAATGACCCCATTTTCTATTGCCCACTATCACTTACTGTACAAAATTGTTGCCATCTTTAGCGTCAGGTGCTTAGCTCTCTCCGGAGGCAAGTTTTTGAAGCTTCATTCACGACTGTCTGCCTTATTAGCTGAAGAGGCACCGTTAGGAGATGGAGGGGTTGATGGTTGGCCACTACTGTGGGGCACAACTCCATTCTGTTTTTCTTTGTGACTGGAATTGTTGTTCTCTTCCTTGTCATCTGACTTCGAATTAAGAAAACGGCCTCCAGCTCCCCTGGCCCTTTTCAAGGCATGCTGATGACGTGACTCATGGAGATACGGCTGCACAGCACAGATGCAAGTGAGTTAGACACAAGAACAGTCACAAGGAAAAAACATTCGAGTTATTTTTGTTTCACATGCTATCAAAGCGTAAGAAACACTTGTAAGCAACTTGCAGTAGGATCATCTGAACTTGGCAGAAATTTGTAGGATTATCAGAGTAACAAGGCATTGCATGTTTAACTTTCAGTCTCTCTTTTGAAAATAAATCATGATACTAACACATTCAATTTGCCCCAGTTTAAAAGTAACTTTCAGATGAAAACAGAAAGCAGCAATTCAGCCTTCCTTCTATACTCAACAATACAACTTTGACAATGTGTggcatccaaattgtattcctAAATCCTTACTGCTTTTATGATAAGAAACACCCATGcaggcattgaaaacttggtATGTTGAAATTTCAGATATGGTAGAAGATTAAAATAATGTTCACCAGAAGTTTTATAGTACGTGGGGCAGATCGATCTTCAAGTGGAAGTAGGGAATGTAGATTGGAGAATTCGCTTGATTATTTGCTCTAGCATCATGGACAGAAACAGCTAATTAAAATTTCCAAGTCAAATGGCACTGCAGAAGGTGGCTATGAAGATTTACCTTACGGCCCTTGGCAAGTTTCTTTTCAGATTCAGCTTTAGCCCGAGATTGACGACGTCTTAATATGGCGTTGTATTGCTTCGCATTTACATACACAGGCTCTTCAATTGCATCAGTAGGCAATGGTAAACCGGTCGAATGCATTCCAACCAACGGTGGATGCATCTgaaaaaagttatcaatttTATTAACTCCAACAGACCAGTTTAAACAAAGAATGATAATTGCATAGGAAGGTCCACAGTTATGCAATGATCCTTTTCTGACTGACTATGAATCGGAGTAGGCTATACTAGAAACATTGGGCATTGACCAACCCTCTAAGGCGCACTTGCATATTTAGCCATACTTTGTATTACCTCTGACTGCAGCCATGAGTCATTTAAGCTTTGTGGAATAAGAATTAAGGAGTCAAATTACATGAATTCAGTGTCCTTCAATCATTTCCAAATTAGATAAATCATAAATGTTCCTCAAAGCTGAAACAATCTACATTTGAAGAACAGCTCATTGGGCTACAATGACTTGTATTTACTACCGCAGAGAGTACACATAAGAGCTTACCATTGGCTGTCCACCGTAAGCCGCGTAAAGGCCTCCATAGTATGTGTCAATATTTGGGTAAGCGAATTGACCCTGCCAGGCACAAAATATGGAATTAGCCAACACAGTTGCAAAATATTCCTCAAAATTACGCATAAAAatcttgattaaaaaaaaagcaaagaagCAATTCCAAGGAAGAAAAAAACTGCTTGAGTCTTTCCAGTGAAGGTACAAGGAACTGCTGAAATTAGAAGATATATAGCAAGAATTATTTagcttaaaaaataattagaaaatattcacaataaagaaaataatctaCCAACAAAACACATGTGAGGTAACAATTTAGACTATAAAGAGGAAATAAACATACATTAACAGGAAACTGGTGCCACCCAGGTGTGCAAATTTCCAATGAAGAAGCTTTGCTAGTTTAAGACTCGGATGTGATGACAGGCACGCATTTAGTGACAGTATGAAAGGGAAAAGTGACATAGCAGAAATTTTGTGACGGGATATAACTGCTCTGCTAGCATCAAATGGTCTGAACTAAAATGGTGATACTTCACATTTCAGTTcagcaacatggaaataatgaGTTAGCATCTCCTCGCCACTTTATAGGATCTCAATATGTTTTGTTAGTAATGGTTTCGAAGAAGTGTTTAAAGCAGGAAAGGTGATTCTTATATGGCATTTCTTGCACATGTCACTATGACCAACCCTCAACTTTTCCTAAGACATAAATCAATGGAAAAGACTGCAGACTGAGAAGAATCCAGTACCACTACTACTTAACAATACGTAAAAATGAAAAGTTACAAGTGTCATACCATTGCATGGCTCACGTCATGAGGAGCATAGGGTGCCACATAATCTGCTGATGGTGTACCCACCATTGTTTGACTGTCTGAACTAGTAACTGGGGCTTCTTGCTGGTCCCCAGGTTCAGCTTGCTTCTGCTGTTGATGTTGGTCTTCAGCTCTGTGGTCACCTGCCCAGAGAAGCACATAAGAAATTAGCACGCATGAATTAGATGTTcttatttgttttaaaaaatgaaataaCTGATATTTCATTCACCATCACTCATCGTGTACTAACAAGTAACAAGAGTTACAATTTAACATTTTTTTACATGGTAGCGATCGATATAAATGCCGCAGAAAGCAG
Proteins encoded:
- the LOC133906378 gene encoding nuclear transcription factor Y subunit A-7-like → MTSVVHSVSGDHRAEDQHQQQKQAEPGDQQEAPVTSSDSQTMVGTPSADYVAPYAPHDVSHAMGQFAYPNIDTYYGGLYAAYGGQPMMHPPLVGMHSTGLPLPTDAIEEPVYVNAKQYNAILRRRQSRAKAESEKKLAKGRKPYLHESRHQHALKRARGAGGRFLNSKSDDKEENNNSSHKEKQNGVVPHSSGQPSTPPSPNGASSANKADSRE